A genomic stretch from Actinomycetota bacterium includes:
- a CDS encoding branched-chain amino acid ABC transporter permease, with protein sequence MDVGLTVQGILNGLMLGSVYALVALGLTIVFGLLDIVNFAHGQLIVLGGYVAFAVVEVVGSFWLGLAASLVVVSLLGSLLEVSLFRRVSERPINGLLISIGLIAIIENFADAIWGPSPRSLEAPVQGVLRFGDISFAKSRLSVVVATVLILLALAYFLRRTRTGKAMRATAQNSDAASLMGIDVLRIRNLAMIIGSALAAFAGTSLGALFAVEPALGESPLIKGFVVLIIGGAGSPAGAVIAGVGLGIAESLTTVHLSTTWSTILPLLALVAVLLVKPEGLVAVRGRQAL encoded by the coding sequence ATGGACGTCGGACTCACCGTCCAGGGGATCCTGAACGGGCTGATGCTCGGCTCGGTCTACGCTCTCGTGGCGCTGGGGCTGACCATCGTGTTCGGCCTGCTCGACATCGTGAACTTCGCGCACGGTCAGCTGATCGTGCTCGGGGGCTACGTCGCCTTCGCCGTCGTCGAGGTGGTCGGCTCCTTCTGGCTGGGCCTGGCGGCCAGCCTCGTGGTCGTCAGTCTGCTCGGGTCGCTGCTCGAGGTGTCGTTGTTCCGTAGGGTCAGCGAACGGCCGATCAACGGCCTGCTGATCTCGATCGGCCTCATCGCCATCATCGAGAACTTCGCCGACGCCATCTGGGGACCAAGCCCTCGCAGCCTCGAGGCGCCTGTGCAGGGCGTCCTGCGCTTCGGGGACATCTCGTTCGCCAAGAGCCGCCTCTCCGTCGTCGTGGCGACCGTGCTCATCCTCCTCGCGCTGGCGTACTTCCTCCGTCGCACCAGGACCGGCAAGGCGATGCGGGCTACGGCGCAGAACTCCGACGCCGCCTCGCTCATGGGGATCGACGTGCTGCGCATCCGCAACCTCGCGATGATCATCGGGTCGGCGCTGGCCGCGTTCGCCGGGACATCGCTCGGGGCGTTGTTCGCCGTCGAGCCCGCCCTCGGTGAGAGCCCCCTCATCAAGGGCTTCGTCGTGCTGATCATCGGCGGGGCAGGCAGTCCCGCCGGGGCCGTCATCGCCGGTGTCGGCCTCGGTATCGCCGAGTCCCTCACCACGGTCCACCTCTCCACGACCTGGTCCACGATCCTGCCGCTGC